From Proteus vulgaris:
TTGATTAATGTAACCACTGGTATAATATTTTGATGTGCCTAACACCATGCCCACTTTTTTGGCGGGTAATTTATCAATATCTTCAAAAATATAAGGGTTTGTTTTCCACCCGATCCAGCGATCGCAGGCAATCAAAGTGACTGCAAGTAGAATAAAAAGTGTGAGAAAAAGATAAATGAGGCGTTTTAGCATGTCCTTGCCTTAATGACGCAAATAAAAAATGATTTTCATAATAGTTAAGGCTACTTGAGCAAAGATAGGGAAGCAAGAAAAAAGCGCCTCATATTAAGTAATGATGCGCTTTTCAGAATGGTACTTAGTATTTAAAACGATTTAGAATGACGTTCTTTTGTAAATACGGTATTCAGGCTGCCAATAGTTGCGTTCAATGGCTTCTTCTAATGCTGAATCTGAGGTAACAGTAGCAACACCTTGAACTTGTGCTTCTTTTGCAACTTGTTTTGCTATATAACGCGAAACTTGTTGAATATCAGCCAGTAAAGGTAATAGTGAGCCATCTCCCTCTTTTGCCATTGGTGAACAATCAGCTAATGCACGACTTGCAACCATTAACATGGCATCAGTCACACGTTTAGCACCACAGGCAATAACACCTAACCCAATGCCTGGGAAGATATAAGAGTTATTACATTGTGCAATTGGATACTCTTTATCTTTGTATTTTACAGGTGCAAATGGGCTACCCGTTGCCACTAAAGCTTGGCCATCTGTCCAATTGATAATATCTTCAGGGCGTGCTTCAACACGTGAAGTTGGGTTAGATAATGGCATCACGATAGGGCGTTCACAGTGTTTGTGCATTTCACGAATAATTTCTTCAGTGAATAAACCTGCTTGTCCTGAAACACCAATCAAAATAGTTGGTTTTGCATTCTTCACCACTTCTAACAGCGAAATAGCATCGCTTTCTATTTCCCAATCAGCAATGGTTTCACTTTTTTGGATAAGTTTGCTTTGGAAATCAAGTAAGTTTGGCAGTTTGTCTGTCAATAAACCAAAACGGTCAACCATGAAGATACGCTCACGCGCTTGCTCATCACTTAAGCCTTCAGATTTCATTTGGGCAATGATTTGCTCAGCAATGCCACAACCTGCAGAGCCTGCACCTAAGAAAGTGACGGTTTGGTCTTTTAATTGGCGACCCGCAGCACGGCTAGCCGCGATAAGACTACCTAAGGTAACAGACGCAGTGCCTTGAATATCATCGTTAAAGCAACATAATTCATCACGATAACGGTTTAGTAAAGGCATCGCGTTTTTTTGCGCGAAGTCTTCAAATTGCAGTAAAACATTTGGCCAGCGACGTTTAACAGCTTGAATAAATTCATCAACGAATTCGTTATATTCATCACCAGTAATACGAGGATGGCGCCATCCCATATATAGTGGATCGTTTAAACGTTGTGGATTGTTAGTACCAACATCAAGTACAACAGGCAGTGTGTACGCCGGGCTGATACCCCCACACGCAGTATATAAAGAGAGTTTACC
This genomic window contains:
- a CDS encoding NAD-dependent malic enzyme, which gives rise to MELEHESKRPLYIPYAGPILLEFPLLNKGSAFSEEERSTFNLHGLLPEAVETIEEQVERAYRQYLDFKNDNDKHIYLRNIQDTNETLFYRLLESHLTEMMPIIYTPTVGEACEHFSDIYRRARGLFISYPNRANIDDMLQNATKQNVKVIVVTDGERILGLGDQGIGGMGIPIGKLSLYTACGGISPAYTLPVVLDVGTNNPQRLNDPLYMGWRHPRITGDEYNEFVDEFIQAVKRRWPNVLLQFEDFAQKNAMPLLNRYRDELCCFNDDIQGTASVTLGSLIAASRAAGRQLKDQTVTFLGAGSAGCGIAEQIIAQMKSEGLSDEQARERIFMVDRFGLLTDKLPNLLDFQSKLIQKSETIADWEIESDAISLLEVVKNAKPTILIGVSGQAGLFTEEIIREMHKHCERPIVMPLSNPTSRVEARPEDIINWTDGQALVATGSPFAPVKYKDKEYPIAQCNNSYIFPGIGLGVIACGAKRVTDAMLMVASRALADCSPMAKEGDGSLLPLLADIQQVSRYIAKQVAKEAQVQGVATVTSDSALEEAIERNYWQPEYRIYKRTSF